TGCATTATCAACCATCTCCATCAATCGATAAATCTTTGCAAATGGGAGCATATACGAGTATGGTCGTACAGCTTCTCATTTTTGGGATCTATCTTTATTCTGTACATCTCAAAGCCATTGATGCAAAACTGATAGGCTCTATTGCTTTGATCAAATTCGTTTTCATTCCACTGATAGCCTTTCTCATTTTGTCATCATTATCTATCGAACCGTTTACCAAAGCAGTGCTTTTTATGGAACTTATGATGCCTTTGGCAGTTGCCAATGTCAATCTGGCAGCTCTTTATGAATGTAAACCGACTCAAGTCACTGCAGCCGTTTTCGTAACATCACTGCTCTTTTTACTTCTGATCTTTTTCTATTTGCCCCTTTTGCACCATTTATGGCAACAGTGAGTGTGTTATAATTGCCCAAAAAGTTGAGAGGAAATGAAAAGGATTTTAATCACCAACGATGATGGATTCGAATCTCTCGGACTTCGTGCACTCATAGAAGCCCTGCAAGATATCGCGCAACTTACCATCGTTGTACCAGCGAATGAAAAGAGTGCATGTGGTCACAGTTTGACACTCACTAAACCCCTTCGATTTGTTGAAATCGAGGACAATTTTTATAAACTTGAAGATGGCACTCCTACCGATTGCGTCTATTTAGCTCTGAGTGCACTCTATCCTGAAAATGAAAAACCGGATATTATCGTAAGCGGCATCAACAGAGGCGCCAATATGGGAGAAGATATCACCTATTCCGGAACTGTGGCTGGTGCAATGGAAGGCGCGATTTACGATATTCCTTCGATTGCTATCTCTCAAGTGTGCAACTCCAACTGCGAAGAGACAGAAATGGAAGTAGGATATGAACAGGCAAAACATGTCGCTCGCGATCTTGTTCAAAAAATTTTCCAAGAAGGATGGCCTGCAGGTCATAGAAAATGTCTTAATGTCAATGTCCCCTCAACAAAAGAGTTTAAAGGGTACAAAATTACAAGAGCAGGATATCGAGTCTACTTCAATCAGGCTCACCTGCACAGAAACCCTAGAGGGATCGAGTACTGGTGGCTGGGACTTCATCCGTTGGATTGGATACCAGGAAAAAAGAGAGATTGTGACTTTGAAGCAGTGAAAAATGGTTATGTCTCTATCACGCCGATCAAAGCCGATCTCACAGCATATGAAGAGATTCCAAAATTAAAGAGTTGGCTATGAGATTTGAGCGATGCCGCATGCTTTTTGGCAAAGATTTTGAAAAACTACAAAAAGCAAAAATACTCATTTTAGGTGTTGGAGGCGTAGGAAGTTTCGCGCTCGATTGTCTTTATCGAAGTGGCGTACATGATATAACAATAGTTGATTTTGACCGATATGACCCTACCAATCAAAATAGACAAATAGGCTCTGAACATGTTGGAGAAGTCAAAGTAGATGTTCTTAAAAAACTCTATCCTGGAATCAAAGCGATAGAAGCAAAAATTGATCAAAAGTGGATCGAAGATTTTGATTTTGAGCCATATGATCTTGTGATCGATGCGATCGATGATAGACATGCAAAAGTGGCACTGGCTCTAAAGGTATGGCCAAAACTCATCTCATCCATGGGAAGTGCCAAAAGAAGCGATCCCACCAAAATAGAAGCAACGTCTATATGGAAGACACATGGAGACCCTTTTGCAAGAAAAATTCGTTATGAATTAAAAAAAGCAGGATTCAAAGGAAACTATCCAGTCATTTTCAGCTCAGAAGAGCCGAAATGCAAAGAGAAAGGAAGTTTTGTCGGTGTTACCGGAAGCTTCGGCCTTACGATATGTTCAAAAGCAATAGAAAAAATCATCGATTCAAAAAAATAATCTTTTTTACATCGTTCCCTTCTATCTCTTTGCATCTTCGTAAATAGGCTGTGGGATAATAGTGCCTGGTTTGATGTAGAAACTTTTTTGCTTCTTGAAGATTTTCATAGGGACCTGAAACAAATCGATACCATTTTTTATTTTTATAAATCACACCCAACGGAAAATGCTCGAAAAAAACTTTATCCTCATTGCCATGAATTTTTTTCTGCGTAGAGTGGACAATACACCACCCTCCCCAACTTTCTAATAACAACAAACAAATGATAATGATAAAACGCATCTAACCTCACCTTATTTTGTATCTTAAGTATATTTTGGCTATATTTAAATTATGATTAAAAGAGATGCATTTACGTTGTACGAACTTATTATCGTCATTGTAACAATTGGCATATTGGCTGCAGTGGCACTTCCAAGACTTAAGACAAACACTTTGCAAGAAGAAACATTGAAAGTTGTGGATTATATCCGATACACACAGCATTTGGCTATGGTTGATGACAAATATGACCCTAAAAGTGCCAACTGGCAACAAAATGCCTGGTGCGTACAGATCAATGAAAATAATCTCTCAATTTTTAGTGGAAGTACTTATGCAAAGGATCCGTTAGACCAATCTAATATTCAAGAAAAAAAATTCAAAATTACTTTGTCTCCAACCAAAACAATCTGCTTTGATGAACTTGGTAGGCCTTATGACAGCAGTTTCAGTTACTCAAATCTATTACATAACGAACTCAATATTACGGCAAGTTTTGAAGGAGAAGAATTAAATATCTCTATCCATCCTGAAACAGGATTTGTCTCTTTTCAATAATATGCTACTAATCTGCTTTACCACATAAAACTAAACAAAACTTTTTAAGAATAATGAAAAAGCAGCTTTGCGTTTTGGACTACATAAAATTAAAAGAACTGATAATGATTACTGCAAATGAGCTGTAAGTCAAAGAAATTAAAGCAATTGAAAGTGAGCTGCAAGCCAAAGATGAAACAGTTATCACATTTAGAGAGAAGCCAAAGTATATCGTTGTGGATTTTGAGAGATATTATCAGATGAGAGCAGCTGAGCTGGACGCTGCATATCAAGAGCTTATGGAAAAAAGAAAAGCTGGAAAAGTCCATGTAAGCAGTGTAGATAAACTAATGGAAAGAATCGAAAATGAGCTATAAATTTATTTACGATGATGCATTCATCAAAAAGGCTGCAAAAGTCATAAAGAATAACCCTTCTATGAAGGATAAAATCGACAAAACTCTTCATCTATGAGAAGATAACCCCTGCCACCTAAGCCTAAGACTTCACAAATTCAAAGGCAAACGTAAAGAATACTGCTCCGTTTCAATTTTCATAAGCTATAAATCCTTATTAAATTTAGTTATCACCGATAAAGAGATAATCTTGCTTGATATCGGAAGTCTTGATAAGATGTATTGAAAAAGATTTATGTAAAATGACAGGATTCCGTGGTGCGGCAGAGAGGACTCGAACCTCCACGGGATAACTCCCACAAGGCCCTCAACCTTGCGCGTCTACCAGTTCCGCCACTGCCGCGTTTGAAGTGGTGAAAGTATATCAAAAAAGTTTGCCGAAGGCAAGACCTCCGGCTTTGCAATTAACCCAAGAAAGGATTTGCGTAAAGTGCAATAAGAGCAATAACAAGTGTATAGATAACTTGCGCTTCAATCATCGCCAATGCGATGAACATTGTAGTCATAAGTTTACCACCAAGTCCTGGGTTTCTAGCAGTACCAGCGATTGTAGCAGCTGCAGTATGTCCCATACCGATACCACCACCTGCTGCAGCAATACCAAGACCAACACCAGCAGCAAGTACACTGTATGCTTGAATCATGCTTTCACCATCTCCAGCGAAAGCGAATCCTGCGAATGCAACCAACAAAAGCATCAACTTTTTCATAAAATCCTCCTAATATATTTTGCAAAGTCCGTTCGGCTTGCGTGTCCCTACTTGTCACTTTGCAGTGCAATTGTACAAAATTAATTTTTAAATTACGCTTTTTTGATCACTTGCCGCAAAGCAAGTTCTATTTTGTGTCCTTTTTGACTGAGTACCTCTACTTCTACTTCATCTCCCACATTGACAACATCTTCTACTCTTTCTACTCTACCATTGGAGAGTTTCGAAATGTGTAATAGCCCGTCCACTCCTCCAGGAAGTTCCACAAAAGCTCCAAAATTGGTTGTTCTCTTGACTTTACCTTGAATAATCTCACCCTCTTGGAATTTGATAGGTTCTGGTTTTGGTTTGTTCGTAATCTCATGTATGTAGTCACAGGCAGCTATGACTTTTGGTCTATTTTTACCGGTAACTTTCACTTTTCCTTTATCTCTATCTATATCGATACTTACTTCAAATTTCTCTATGATTTCTTTTATTGTTTTTCCTGCTTGACCAATAATATCAACTATTTTACTTGGATGTACGGTAATAGTGTGAGAGGATGGAAGATTTTCTTCATTAATTTCGATCTTTTCAGCAGCCTCTTCCATAATTTTTAAAATATGTAATCGTGCCTCTTTTGCTTGCTGCAATGCTTGTTCCAAAATCTCATGCCGAACACCACCAAGTTTGATATCCATCTGCATTGCTGTTACCCCATCATGGGTACCGGCCACTTTGAAATCCATATCCCCGTCATGATCTTCTAGTCCCATGATATCTGTGAGAATTGCATATTTGTCCTCCTCCACAACCAGTCCCATAGCAACTCCCGCAACTAAATCAGCTAGTTCTATATTTGCAGCTTTGAGGGCCAAAGCACCTCCGCATACAGTAGCCATGGAGGATGAACCGTTGGATTCCAAGATTTCTGACACGAGTCTATAAGTTTTGTCTTCTGGAACATCTACCACTGGTTCTAATGCCCTTCGGGCCAAATTCCCGTGACCGAGCTCTCTTCTTCCTGGAGCACTGATAGGTTTCGCTTCTCCTACACTGAATGGTGGAAAATTGTAATGAACCATAAAATGCTCATACTCTGGACCCTTGCTTGTGAGCATCTCATACATCTGGGCATCTGTCTTCTCACCGATGGTACACACAACCAGTGCCTGGGTTTCACCTCTTGTAAAAAGACACGATCCGTGAGCCGAAGGCAAGATATTCGTTTTGATGTCGATAGGTCGAACATCTTTTAATCCCCTTCCATCGGCCCTTTTCTTCTCATTCAATATCATCTCGCGAACAATTTTTCTTTTATATTTTTCAACGACTTTATAGATGGTTTCATACTCCCATCCCTGCTCTTTGGCAACGGTATCTTCACTGATTTTTTTGGCAATCTCTTTTAAAAGTTCGTTTCGCTCACTTTTCGCCATAGCTTGCACCGCTTCTTTGATATCGGATGCATAAATCTCTTCTACATAGGTCCAGATATCTTCATCAATTGTTTGCGGGAGCAGTTCCAGTTCCAAATGCTCTTTTGCACTCTCGATAAAATATTTCTCATACTCGTTGCATGCTATCTGAATAACATCTTTCCCCTGAGCGATGATAGAAGCAAGTTCCTCCTCTTTCATAGCATTGGGCTCTTTTATGGTGATCACTTCTTCAGCGAGTGTCGGGTCCATCAATGGATCAACTGTCGTTGGCACTACCTCTGTTTTGTAGCTTCCGATCGCAGCCATTTCGATCATCAACAGCTCTTCTTTCGTTCCTGCCAAATAGAGATCCAATGTACTCTCTTTGAGTTTTGACAATGGAGGATTGAAAATAATTTCTCCATCGATTTTTGCAACTCGAAGTCCACTAACCGCTTTTCGAACAGGGATGTCACTCACAAAGAGTGCCGCACTAGCGGCATTCAAGGCCAAAACTTGGAGGTCGCTCTCTGGATCTGCACTAAGAACCATAACAGTAATGACCGTTGGGTAGAGATAACCTTTTGGGAAAAGTGGCCGCAATGCTCTATCAACGATTCTTGCTGTCAATGTTTCAAAATCACCGGGTTTTTGCTCTCTTTTGACAAATCCTCCGGGAATCTTCCCCGCTGCATAGCTTTTTTCTATATACTGTACCGTCAATGGCAAAAAATCCTCATCAACCATCTCTTTTTCCATTACTACGGTAGCCAGCATAACCGTTTTTCCACTTTTTAGGAGCACCGAACCATTTGTCTGTTTCGCGACTTCACCAAATTCATAGATCTCTTTAAGATTGTTCATCTCAAATTCAAATCGACACTTCATTCATACCCTTTCAAAACCGAAATTTTTTTATATACTCTTTATGAGGAAACTGCTTTAAAATCTCCTCCTCCGTAAATGAAAAACGGTAGTTTTCGATATAGTTTTTTAATATAGTATAGGCTCTATTGATTTTCGCCATTTCCTCCTCATCGCCACCCTTGTCTGGATGAAATCTTTTCGAGAGCATTCTATAACGATCTTTGATCTCTTTATATGAAACCATCGTAGGAAGACCCAAAGTTTCCAAGGCTTCATGAATCAATTGTACAGGATCTTCACTCATTTGATATATGTCCCAGCTCCAGAAGCTGTCCCTAAAAGATACTTCATATCTTGATCAATAAATTGCAAACCAAGCCCGAAAAAGAAATTCCTCGCTTCATCGTTCAAGATATTATCCGCTCCTATATAAGCATCCAAATGTTTCAAAAATCGTTGTCTGTAGGTAATAGTTAAATGGGCTTTATCTCCACGGACATCATTAACTGCATTGAAATCATACAAATCCACACTCACTTTTCCCTGATCATTGAAAAGATAATAGTCGGCTCCCAATCCCCCCGTACTTTCGATTAAACCAAGGCGGTATCGAAAATTTCCGTAGCGTTTTGCATATTCTGCACTTACTAGATATTTTGCATCTTCATGATCAGATGGGGGAACAAACTTTCTATTTGCATCCGTTTTACTATAATCATCCATTGATGTTATTTCTAAAATATACGCTTTACTTGGAACCGGCAGATATTGAATACCAAACGTACTTTTCATATAGTTATCATCACTCATATAGTACGACCTAAAATTGACACCAATTTGACTTTTTCCGATACTTGAGAGATACTTGTCCAACTTTTGGAATGAGTTGCCTCCACTTGTAAAAAACTTGTCTGCTGAACGGATGGCCCGACTAAGAGGTTTTTTGTTATTTTGAACCACTTCATGCAAATCGTTTTCCAATGCGGCAAACTTATCCATAAGTGTGGGGAGTTTTTTGTCCAGCTCTTTGCTCGAAGATCGGAGATATTTCGTAATATCATCGATTCTATCCATAATTTGAGGAAGCTTAGTATTGATATTATCTGCGGTAAACGCAAACTTGTCACTCATACGTCCAAGCTTCTCGCCAGCCAATGCCAATTTTTCACCCATAATGCGAATATTTTCAATACTTTTGTTGATATTTTCTTTATTACTTTGAACCAACTCTTTAAGATTTGCAGTGAGTTGTTGTAGATTTTCGATACTCTTTTTCAAATCTTCACCGCTACTTCCTGCAATCGATCGACGTAATTCTTTTATGAATGCTTTAAATTCACCGGCTGCTTCATTGATTGTCGTCGTTGTTTGGTCCAAAGAGGCATATGGAAGTTCTTTTTGGATCGTTTCACCAGGTTTTAAGTATTCTTTAGCGTTTCCAGGCTCAATTTCAAGATATTTGCCTCCCAGCATACTCTCTTGTCTTAGTGCGACAGAAGAATCTTTTGGTATTTTGGCATTTTGATAGATATAGAGTTTCAGTTTTACTCGGTTGCCTTCCAAAGCTTTGGACTGTACATAGCCTATATCGACACCTTTCTCTTTGACTTTGGAATTGTTCTCAAGGCCTGAAGCATTGTCTACGATCGCATAGACAGTATACCCTTTTTTACCGATATGAGAAAATTTGTTTACCTGTGTGCTGAGTAAAAAAAGAAACAGCAATCCAATTGCTACAAAAATCCCTACTTTCGTTTCCGTTTTCATTAGATATTTCCTTTCAGATCCGACTGCGTAAACCTTTGGGAAAACCCTCCCAAAGGATACAACATAAACTGTATATAAAACGAGTTGATATGATAATAATCGACACCTTTGTTACTTAAAAGAGGCAACGTCTCCCTTTTATAGGAAAGCTTCATATTCCAACAGTTTTTCTGCATCAGCCAACCAAGGCTCCAACTGTTGGTTACACTTTTTTTGATATCATAGTTTATTGTAGCAAAGAGTTGATGTTTTTTTGATAAATGTTTGCTGCCCGAAAATTGAATATAATTTGATTCATCCCTATTTTCTCGCCCCTTTTTGTAAAGATGCGAAAGGAAAAGCCGATACTTCTCATCTTGATAAGAAACAGTCGATGAGATAGAATCAAGATCAGAATATTGATGAGAATAAAAAATATCTGTATATAAATACCAGTTCTTCCGGATATGGAGTCCAATCTCATTTTCTAGATTTTGTAGTTTTTGGGGTTCGTTATAATTGATAGGCTGGGAAATATAGTGATAGAGTATTTCAGAACCCTCTAAATCGTAAAAATACTCTTTCATACTCAATTCAAGCCGTTTATGTGTCTGACCTATATTGATAAAATCGGCTTTTGTTCCACCGTTTTTCTCAAAACTCGGCAAATACAAAGAAGCATTGAAATGCAGTGTATGAGTACCTGTACTGTATGGTTTGATAAGATCACTAAACACAGAAATTTTGTGTTCATTGCGAAATGTGTAGCTTTTATCATAATCTTGCGTGGCTGATTCATTGGTATAGAATGTGTAATTTCCAAACAGTTGCTCACTGACCGATATTCCAAAATAGTCATCCCAAAAACGTGTATACCATGTAATTGGAAAATTTAACTGCATTTCAGTGGCATTAAGTCCCTCTTGCCTGTAAAAATTGTTGATCCTGAAATTGGCATTATAATAGATATGCGGAATCAAAGAAGTTGTATAATGATGATAGTGGAGTGCCGGTAACAACTGCAACGTATCAGCATTGGACACTTTGGTATTGTCTTTGAAATATTTCGCATAGATACCGAAATAGTGGTTGTCTAGATTGTAATAGTAGTTTAACCTTGAAATCACGAGTGTTGAAACACTTACATATTGGTTTTGTTGCTCTTTAAGGTTAAAATAGTCTACATCATTATACGCTTTCCAATCGATAAAGAGACCATCTTTATGGGAATCATCCGGCTGTACGAATAAGGACTCGTCTTTATAAAACAGTTCCAGACCATAATGTTTGTCATTTTTAAGATTGTTTTGAATCCGGTAGGACTTCTTCTCTTGGAAAATTCCCGCAGTAACTTCACCATACGCATCTTTGTCAT
This region of Nitratiruptor sp. YY08-10 genomic DNA includes:
- a CDS encoding F0F1 ATP synthase subunit C, whose amino-acid sequence is MKKLMLLLVAFAGFAFAGDGESMIQAYSVLAAGVGLGIAAAGGGIGMGHTAAATIAGTARNPGLGGKLMTTMFIALAMIEAQVIYTLVIALIALYANPFLG
- a CDS encoding LPS-assembly protein LptD encodes the protein MSLRKIILPSLAASLVMASSAHVKIYTLEATASQNSFKLQSRSAVEYKNYYLEADKIVYDKKNGFVKLYGHIFMLDGEKYSALSDFAILDLKTDHIYAKPFFFSENGTNIWIKGSEYSADRKKIVAKNAFTSSCDSRCSDWKIYFEKGIYDKEKDWVDLYHAKLYIGNFPILYTPYLSFSTNKKRRSGLLRPVFGISKEQGFTYIQPIYIAPQKWWDIEFDPQIRTKRGYGLYTTYRVANDKDAYGEVTAGIFQEKKSYRIQNNLKNDKHYGLELFYKDESLFVQPDDSHKDGLFIDWKAYNDVDYFNLKEQQNQYVSVSTLVISRLNYYYNLDNHYFGIYAKYFKDNTKVSNADTLQLLPALHYHHYTTSLIPHIYYNANFRINNFYRQEGLNATEMQLNFPITWYTRFWDDYFGISVSEQLFGNYTFYTNESATQDYDKSYTFRNEHKISVFSDLIKPYSTGTHTLHFNASLYLPSFEKNGGTKADFINIGQTHKRLELSMKEYFYDLEGSEILYHYISQPINYNEPQKLQNLENEIGLHIRKNWYLYTDIFYSHQYSDLDSISSTVSYQDEKYRLFLSHLYKKGRENRDESNYIQFSGSKHLSKKHQLFATINYDIKKSVTNSWSLGWLMQKNCWNMKLSYKRETLPLLSNKGVDYYHINSFYIQFMLYPLGGFSQRFTQSDLKGNI
- a CDS encoding SPOR domain-containing protein, with the protein product MRFIIIICLLLLESWGGWCIVHSTQKKIHGNEDKVFFEHFPLGVIYKNKKWYRFVSGPYENLQEAKKFLHQTRHYYPTAYLRRCKEIEGNDVKKIIFLNR
- a CDS encoding polyribonucleotide nucleotidyltransferase, producing the protein MKCRFEFEMNNLKEIYEFGEVAKQTNGSVLLKSGKTVMLATVVMEKEMVDEDFLPLTVQYIEKSYAAGKIPGGFVKREQKPGDFETLTARIVDRALRPLFPKGYLYPTVITVMVLSADPESDLQVLALNAASAALFVSDIPVRKAVSGLRVAKIDGEIIFNPPLSKLKESTLDLYLAGTKEELLMIEMAAIGSYKTEVVPTTVDPLMDPTLAEEVITIKEPNAMKEEELASIIAQGKDVIQIACNEYEKYFIESAKEHLELELLPQTIDEDIWTYVEEIYASDIKEAVQAMAKSERNELLKEIAKKISEDTVAKEQGWEYETIYKVVEKYKRKIVREMILNEKKRADGRGLKDVRPIDIKTNILPSAHGSCLFTRGETQALVVCTIGEKTDAQMYEMLTSKGPEYEHFMVHYNFPPFSVGEAKPISAPGRRELGHGNLARRALEPVVDVPEDKTYRLVSEILESNGSSSMATVCGGALALKAANIELADLVAGVAMGLVVEEDKYAILTDIMGLEDHDGDMDFKVAGTHDGVTAMQMDIKLGGVRHEILEQALQQAKEARLHILKIMEEAAEKIEINEENLPSSHTITVHPSKIVDIIGQAGKTIKEIIEKFEVSIDIDRDKGKVKVTGKNRPKVIAACDYIHEITNKPKPEPIKFQEGEIIQGKVKRTTNFGAFVELPGGVDGLLHISKLSNGRVERVEDVVNVGDEVEVEVLSQKGHKIELALRQVIKKA
- the surE gene encoding 5'/3'-nucleotidase SurE, coding for MKRILITNDDGFESLGLRALIEALQDIAQLTIVVPANEKSACGHSLTLTKPLRFVEIEDNFYKLEDGTPTDCVYLALSALYPENEKPDIIVSGINRGANMGEDITYSGTVAGAMEGAIYDIPSIAISQVCNSNCEETEMEVGYEQAKHVARDLVQKIFQEGWPAGHRKCLNVNVPSTKEFKGYKITRAGYRVYFNQAHLHRNPRGIEYWWLGLHPLDWIPGKKRDCDFEAVKNGYVSITPIKADLTAYEEIPKLKSWL
- a CDS encoding MlaD family protein, producing the protein MKTETKVGIFVAIGLLFLFLLSTQVNKFSHIGKKGYTVYAIVDNASGLENNSKVKEKGVDIGYVQSKALEGNRVKLKLYIYQNAKIPKDSSVALRQESMLGGKYLEIEPGNAKEYLKPGETIQKELPYASLDQTTTTINEAAGEFKAFIKELRRSIAGSSGEDLKKSIENLQQLTANLKELVQSNKENINKSIENIRIMGEKLALAGEKLGRMSDKFAFTADNINTKLPQIMDRIDDITKYLRSSSKELDKKLPTLMDKFAALENDLHEVVQNNKKPLSRAIRSADKFFTSGGNSFQKLDKYLSSIGKSQIGVNFRSYYMSDDNYMKSTFGIQYLPVPSKAYILEITSMDDYSKTDANRKFVPPSDHEDAKYLVSAEYAKRYGNFRYRLGLIESTGGLGADYYLFNDQGKVSVDLYDFNAVNDVRGDKAHLTITYRQRFLKHLDAYIGADNILNDEARNFFFGLGLQFIDQDMKYLLGTASGAGTYIK
- a CDS encoding type II secretion system protein; the protein is MIKRDAFTLYELIIVIVTIGILAAVALPRLKTNTLQEETLKVVDYIRYTQHLAMVDDKYDPKSANWQQNAWCVQINENNLSIFSGSTYAKDPLDQSNIQEKKFKITLSPTKTICFDELGRPYDSSFSYSNLLHNELNITASFEGEELNISIHPETGFVSFQ
- a CDS encoding J domain-containing protein is translated as MSEDPVQLIHEALETLGLPTMVSYKEIKDRYRMLSKRFHPDKGGDEEEMAKINRAYTILKNYIENYRFSFTEEEILKQFPHKEYIKKFRF
- a CDS encoding tRNA threonylcarbamoyladenosine dehydratase, which gives rise to MRFERCRMLFGKDFEKLQKAKILILGVGGVGSFALDCLYRSGVHDITIVDFDRYDPTNQNRQIGSEHVGEVKVDVLKKLYPGIKAIEAKIDQKWIEDFDFEPYDLVIDAIDDRHAKVALALKVWPKLISSMGSAKRSDPTKIEATSIWKTHGDPFARKIRYELKKAGFKGNYPVIFSSEEPKCKEKGSFVGVTGSFGLTICSKAIEKIIDSKK